A window from Setaria italica strain Yugu1 chromosome VIII, Setaria_italica_v2.0, whole genome shotgun sequence encodes these proteins:
- the LOC101763076 gene encoding flavin mononucleotide hydrolase 1, chloroplatic, with protein sequence MVSLLPRAPYLASFPKPASSSLRPPLPAMSASPSAAAAPAAVAGSEAAARPRKLPVLLFDVMDTLVRDPYYHQIPAFFKMSMKELLESKHPTAWSEFEKGLVDENELAKKFFSDGRSFDLEGLKECMVRAYEYIDGVEDILCCLKKNNYEIHAFTNYPVWYQLIEDKLKLSKYLSWTFCSCRTGKRKPSPDFYLQAVDHLNVDPASCIFIDDRMVNIEAALSVGMVGLQFKNAEALRKDLCALGVELSPLVCEGEAHVQ encoded by the exons ATGGTCTCTCTGCTCCCTCGCGCCCCCTACCTCGCCTCATTCCCCaagcccgcctcctcctcgttgCGGCCGCCTCTGCCCGCCATGTcggcctccccctccgccgccgccgctcccgcggcCGTTGCcgggtcggaggcggcggcccggcCGAGGAAGCTGCCGGTGCTGCTGTTCGACGTCATGGACACGCTCGTCCGGGACCCGTACTACCACCAGATCCCCGCCTTCTTCAA AATGTCCATGAAGGAACTACTAGAAAGCAAACACCCAACGGCATGGTCGGAATTCGAGAAGGGGCTGGTTGATGAG AATGAGCTGGCCAAAAAGTTCTTCAGTGATGGCAGATCTTTTGATTTGGAAG GTCTCAAAGAGTGCATGGTGAGAGCATATGAGTACATTGATGGTGTCGAAGATATTCTTTGTTGTTTGAAGAAAAATAACTACGAGATACATGCTTTTACAAATTATCCAGTATG GTACCAATTAATCGAGGATAAGTTAAAGCTCTCAAAATATTTGTCCTGGACATTTTGCTCTTGTCGAACTG GAAAACGCAAGCCTTCACCCGATTTTTATCTTCAAGCTGTGGATCATCTCAATGTTGATCCAGCAAGCTGCATTTTTATTGATGATAG AATGGTAAACATTGAAGCAGCTCTTAGTGTAGGAATGGTTGGGTTGCAGTTTAAGAATGCTGAGGCTCTAAGGAAGGACTTGTGTGCTCTGGGAGTTGAATTATCTCCTCTTGTTTGCGAAGGTGAAGCACACGTACAATAA